The window CTATGACAAGGACCGCGACGGCTTCGTTATCGCCGGCGGCGCCGGCATCGTGGTGCTGGAAGAATACGAACGCGCCGTGGCGCGCGGCGCGACCATCTACGCCGAAGTCACCGGCTACGCCGCCAACTCGGACGGCTATGACATGGTGGCTCCCTCGGGCGAGGGCGCCGAGCGCTGCATGAAGCTGGCGCTCAAGATGGCGGGCGACCCCAAGATCGACTACCTGAACCCGCACGGCACCTCGACCCCGGTCGGCGACGCCAAGGAGATGGGCGCTGTACGCAACGTCTTCGGCGACGACCTGCCCATGATCTCCTCGACCAAGTCGCTGACGGGCCACTCGCTCGGCGCGGCCGGCGCCCAGGAAGCCATCTACTGCCTGCTGATGATGAAGCACGGCTTCGCCGCCGAGAGCGCCCACATCGAGAACCTGGACCCCGAGTTCGAGGGCATGCCGATCCTGCGTCAGCGCCACGACGGCGAACTGAAGCACGTCATGTCCAACAGCTTCGGCTTCGGCGGCACCAACGGCACCCTGATCCTGTCCAAGGTTCCAGCCTAGGCGATCAGGGCCTCCAGCCCCTCGCGCCAGGTCGGGTATCTGGGCCGCCAGCCCAGTTCGGCCTTGGCGCGTGCGTTCGAGAGGCGCTTGGAGTCATTGTAGAAGCGCCGCATGGCGTCCGACACCGACGGATCGTCCAGCGACACCTCGGGCGGCAGGGGCAGGCCGAGGCGCGTCGCCGCCCCCCTGATCACCACGTCCGCCGCCGCTGGCTCGTCGTCGGCCAGTGTGTAGGCGCGGCCGGGATGCGGGCGGGCCATGGAGGCGAAGAAGCCGGCCACGGCGTCCTCGACATGGATGCGGTTGAACACCTGGCCGGGCTTCTTCACCAGCCGGGCGCTGCCGTCGCGCAAGCGGTCGATCGGCGAACGGCCGGAACCGTAGATGGCGGGCAGACGGAAGATCTGCACCGTCAGACCCATGCCGCGCCCCGCGTCCAGCCAATCCTGTTCGGCGCGTACCCGGCGCGCGCCCTCGACGCTGGCGGCGTTCAGTTCGTCGTCCTCGAAGGCCCAGCCGCCAGCCCGGTCGCCGTAGACGGCGGTCGAGGAGACGTAACCGATCCAGTCGGGATAGGCCTGGGCGGCGCTGATCGCCGGGATCAGGGCTTTTAGGCCGGGGCAGCCGGCGCTGTCGGGGGCGGCGGTGATCAGGATGGCCGAGGCGCTGGCCACAGCGGCCTGCAAGGCGGCGGCGTCGGCCGGATCGACGGCGATGACGCCCGCCGCCGTCAGTTCCGCCCGCCGCGCCGGATCGCGGGAGGTGGCGAAGGCGCGACCGCCGCGTCGGATGGCTTCGCGCGCCGCCGCTAACCCCAGATAGCCGCCGCCGAAGACGAGCAAGGACAGGGCGGCGGGGGCAGGCTGGGTCATGGCGGTCCGGTCAGGCGGTCTTGGCGACGACGGGGGCGGCGTCCGTCCCCTGGAACTGCAGCGCCTGGGCGCGCTTGCCGTTCCAACTGGAGACGCAGGGGATCCTGGCGTGGTCGGCGCGGTCGGCGTAGCGGCGGGCGATGTCGGTGACGTCGGCCATCAGACCCTCGGCCAGGGTGATCGGCTTCAGGCCCAGGTCGCGGAACTGGTCATTGGCGACGACCAGTTCGTTCTCGTCGGCTTCCTGACGCGGGTTGGGCACGTTGTGGACCTTGGCCCCGGTCATCTCGGCCACCATGGCGGCCAGATCGCGGACGCGGCGGCTCTCGGTCATCTGATTGAGGATCTTGACGCGGTCGCCCGATTTCGGCGGGTTCTTCAGCGCCAGTTCGACGCAGCGCACCGTGTCCTGAATGTGGATGAAGGCGCGGGTCTGACCGCCCGAGCCGTGCACCGTCAGCGGATAGCCGACCGCCGCCTGCATCAGGAAGCGGTTCAGCACCGTGCCGTAGTCGCCGTCATAGTCGAAACGGTTGATCAGGCGCTCGTCCTGCTTTGTCTCCTCGGTCTGGGCGCCCCAGACGATGCCCTGGTGCAGGTCGGTGATACGCAGGCCGTCGTTGCGGGCATAGAACTGGAACAGCAGGGCGTCCTGCGTCTTGGTCATGTGATAGATGCTGCCCGGATTGGGCGGGAACAGGATTTCCTGCTCGGTGGGGCCGTGGTCGGTGTCCACCGTGACCTTCAGATAGCCCTCGGGGATGCGCAGGCCCGCCGTGGTGTAGCCATAGACCCCCATGGTCCCCAGGTGGGCCAGGTGAACGTCGCGCCCGCTCTCGACGATGGCCGCCAGCAGGTGGTGGGTGGCGTTGATATTGTTGTCGACGGTGTAGAGCTTGTGCCGCGCCGACTTCATCGAATAGGGGGCGGCCCGCTGCTCGGCGAAGTGGACGACGCTGTCGGGGGCCCAGTCCTTGATGAGGGCGACCAGACGGTCGAATTCCTTGCCGACCGTCAGGTTGACGAAGTCGATGGAGCGTCCGCTGACCTCCTTCCACGCGGCGATACGCTCGCCCATGGTGCGGATCGGGGTCAGGGACTGGACCTCCAGCTCATTGTCGATGTTGCGGCGGCTGAGGTTGTCGACGATCAGCACCTCCCAGCCGCGCGCCGACAGGTGCAGGGCCGTGGGCCAGCCGCAGAAGCCGTCGCCGCCCAGGATCATCACGCGCATCAGTCGAACCCTCGTATCAACGTCCTGTAATGCCTAGCCGAACGCGCGCGGGGGTGAAAGCGCGGCGCTTGGGCGCGGACCGGCGGCGGGCGGAAAAACAGAGTCCAAAGAGTCCAATCGGTCTGAAATTCAGTGATGGGGATCAGGGAGATGGCCATGCTCAAGGGAGCTTGGAGCGAGGCGAAGGGGCGGCGCGTTTGGAGGGGGGCGGCGTGGCGCAAGGCCGCTGATTTTCAGGGATTGGCGGGCCTTGATGTGAAGGCGGCCGCGCTTCTTCGTTCCGGTTCGTCGTTCTATCGGCTCAGGGCCATCAGGATCAGCGGATAGGGGCGGCCCGCGTCGTCGGTCTCGGCGCGGCCCACGGCTCGGAAGCCCAGGCGTTCGTAGAAGGCGCGGGCGCCGGGGTTATCCTCATTGACGCTGAGACGCCGGGCGCCC of the Brevundimonas pondensis genome contains:
- a CDS encoding NAD-dependent epimerase/dehydratase family protein; this translates as MTQPAPAALSLLVFGGGYLGLAAAREAIRRGGRAFATSRDPARRAELTAAGVIAVDPADAAALQAAVASASAILITAAPDSAGCPGLKALIPAISAAQAYPDWIGYVSSTAVYGDRAGGWAFEDDELNAASVEGARRVRAEQDWLDAGRGMGLTVQIFRLPAIYGSGRSPIDRLRDGSARLVKKPGQVFNRIHVEDAVAGFFASMARPHPGRAYTLADDEPAAADVVIRGAATRLGLPLPPEVSLDDPSVSDAMRRFYNDSKRLSNARAKAELGWRPRYPTWREGLEALIA
- a CDS encoding NAD-dependent epimerase/dehydratase family protein encodes the protein MRVMILGGDGFCGWPTALHLSARGWEVLIVDNLSRRNIDNELEVQSLTPIRTMGERIAAWKEVSGRSIDFVNLTVGKEFDRLVALIKDWAPDSVVHFAEQRAAPYSMKSARHKLYTVDNNINATHHLLAAIVESGRDVHLAHLGTMGVYGYTTAGLRIPEGYLKVTVDTDHGPTEQEILFPPNPGSIYHMTKTQDALLFQFYARNDGLRITDLHQGIVWGAQTEETKQDERLINRFDYDGDYGTVLNRFLMQAAVGYPLTVHGSGGQTRAFIHIQDTVRCVELALKNPPKSGDRVKILNQMTESRRVRDLAAMVAEMTGAKVHNVPNPRQEADENELVVANDQFRDLGLKPITLAEGLMADVTDIARRYADRADHARIPCVSSWNGKRAQALQFQGTDAAPVVAKTA